AAACGTCGAACAGCCGGAACTTGACGCTGATCTCTTCGCCCTCTCCGGTCACCTCGGCGGTGACCAGCGCCTGCGCGTTGATCGTGCGCCATTCTTCGTAGGCGACGGCATCGGCAAAACTGCCGCGGCTGGCGACATGCGCCTCGGCCGGGATCTCGCGGAACAGCCCGGTGCCGGTCAGGTCATCCGCGACCACCTGCCGGATTTTCGAGGCGGCCTCGGCATCGCCGTGAAATTCCGGGATCGCCATGGCGACCGGTTCAGAGACGCCATCGGTGATCTCGATTCTGAGCGGGCCGTCCTGCGCCAGCGCGGGAAGGGCGGTCATGGTGCCGCCGGTCGCGCAAAGCACAAGGGCAAGCGCGGGGGCGAGGGCGGGGGCAAGGGTCAGGTTACGGAACATGCTGTCCTCTTTAGCGTCATTGGCGTCGGGGCAAAAGCCGGGTTTCGCCCCGACCTTACTACTCGAATGCAATTCCTTCCGGGCGGAAATCCACGATGACATCGCGCCAGCGCCCGTATTTCTCGCGCGGGAGCGGAAATCCCGACCGTCCGCAATTCCGGATCGCGCGGCTGGCGGTTTCATAGGCGATCTGCACGGCGGTCTGTGAAGATCCGCCCTGCGAATCGATCAGGCGCAGGCTGGCCGGTTCGGGGCGGCCATCGGGAGTCATCCTGAACTCGATCGAAACCGTGGTGCGGGCGGCATCGATCGACAATGCGCCGCGGTTCCAGCAATCCTCCAGCGCCAGCCTGAATCCTTCGCGTTCCGACAGCGAAAGGGGCTGGCCAAGCGGCGCAGCCCCCCCTGTTCCTGTCGTTGCCTCGGATTGCTGATCGGGATCCGGTAGCGGCGTCGGCGTGATCGGCACCGGGTTGAGCTGGTTCGGCTCGGGGGCCGGTTCGGGCTCGTCTGCCGGGGGGGAGTTGCCTTGCGACATGGCCTCGGACAGAGCCGCCGAGAGCGGGTCCTGCTCGACCGAGGCACCGCTGCCGCCTTCGATCCGCTGAACATCGTCCCCGCCCGTCTGGCCGGTTGAGGCGGTGTCCTCGCCTTCGCTGCCGGATTCGGCTTCCTGGGCTTCGCGCAGGGCATCTTGCAGCGCCTGCTGTTCTGCGGCCTCGCGTTCGGCTTCCTCTTCGGCTGCGCGGCGTTCGGCTTCTTCGCGCTCGGCTGCGGCCCGGCGTTCTTCCTCGGCCTGGCGGGCTTCTTCTTCGGCGCGGCGCTGCTCTTCCTCGCGCGCGGCCTGTTCCGCGGCTTGGCGTTCCTGTTCTTCGCGTGCGGCCTGTTCGGCTGCCTGCCGTTCTTCCTCGGCCCGTCGGGCTTCCTCTTCGGCGCGGCGCTGCTCTTCTTCGCGTGCGGCCTGTTCCGCGGCTTGGCGTTCCTGTTCTTCGCGTTCAGCCTGTTCGGCTGCGCGACGTTCTTCTTCGGCCTGACGCTGCTCTTCTTCCCGCGCGGCTTGCTCCGCCGCCCGGCGTTCCTCTTCCGCCCGAGCCTCTGCCGCGCGTTGCTCCTCGGCTTCGCGCTCTGCTTGCGCGGCAGCCTCGGCCTCCGCCTCCTGCCGTGCCTGCTCGGCCGCCTGCCGTTCCGCGGCCTCTGCGGCCTCTGTGGCAAGGCGCTCTGCCTCGCGGCTGGCCTCTGCCGCCGCCTCTCTTGCGGCCTCCTGCTCGGCGACGCGGGCGTTGAAAGCCTCAACCAGCCCGTCCGGGCGGTCCTGCGGGCGTGTCGACTGGTCCAGCGCCAGCGCGGAACGAGGCGCCACCGGCTCGATGCTCTCATCCTGTTCCGATGGTGCGGGCCGCGATGGCTGGGCATCGGCTTCAGGCTGCGCGCTTTCCGCCGGGGCGGGCGGGGCGGCCTCCTCGACAGGCTCCGGCGCTGCGGGCGTGTCGGGCAGGTCGGTCGCCACATCCACCGGCTCGCGCGGCTCGAAATCGCTCAGATCCGGCTGTGACTCGGATGTGTCGGGCTCTGCCAGTTCCTGCGCCTCATCCTCGGAGTCCGGTGCGGTCGCCTCGGCAGCCGGAGCCGCCGGCGCATCCTCGGTTTCGGGTTCCGAGATCTCGGCGACCGCCGTGGCCTCGGGGGCGACGGGACCGGCCCCGCGCGAGGCGGCGGCATATTCCTCGAACTCGGCCCCGCTCATCGTCGCCACCTCGGTCATGCGCACGGGCTGCGAGGGCTGCGGGCGGAGCAGTACCCCGCCCAGAAGCGCCCAGAGGATCAGCGCCGCATGCGCGACGCCCGAGATCCACCAGCCGATGCGCTCTTCCCGGTCGGACATGGATCAGCCATCCATCCGCGGGCCGCCGGTATCGGTGACCAGCACGATATTGGTGAATCCGGCGGCGTTCAGGGCGCCCATCACCTGTACGACGCGGGCATAGGGAATGCCGCCATCGGCGCGCAGGAAGATGCGGTCGGTCTGCCGCTCGGCCAATATGGCGCGCAGCCGCTCGACCACCTGGTCGTCGGCGACCGGTTCGTTCATCAGCGTGACCTCGCCCTCGGCGGGGATCGAGACCACCAGCGGCTCCTCCTGTTCCGAGGGAACGGCGGTCGCGGCGGTGCGCGGCAGGTTCAGCGGCACGCCCGCGGTCATCAGCGGCGCGGCGACCATGAAGATCACCAGCAGCACCAGCATCACGTCCACGAAGGGCGTGACGTTGATCTCGGACATCGGCGCGTTGCGCCTGCGTCCGCGACCCTTGCGCCTTACCCGTTTGACGATATCCGACATCGCCCGCCCTCAGCCTTCATCGTCCAGCTGCCGCGACAGCAGGGTCGAGAATTCATCCGCGAAGCTTTCCCAGTTGCCGACGACGCGATCGGCATCGCCCGACAGCTTGTTATAGAAGATCACCGCCGGGATCGCCGCCAGCAGGCCAAGAGCGGTTGCCAGCAATGCCTCGGCAATGCCCGGCGCGACGACGGCAAGGCTGGTATTTTGCGACATCGCGATGCCCTCGAAGGCGTTCTTGATGCCCCAGACCGTGCCGAAAAGCCCGATAAAGGGCGCGGTCGCCCCCACCGTGGCAAGGAAGGACAGCCCGCGGAACAGCCGCGTCTCCTCGCGCTGGATGGCCACGTTCATGGCCCGGTCGATGCGCTGCGTGCCGCCGGGGATCAGCGCCCCGTCCTCGCGATGGCTGCGGCGCCATTCGGTCATGCCGGCCGAGAAAATCCGTTCGGATGCGCCCGAGGGGCGCTCGCCAAGCCGGTCATACAGGTCGTCCAGCGGCTCGCCGGACCAGAAGGAACGGTCGAATCTGCCTGCCTCCCGCCTTGCATTGGCGAAGGTAAGGAATTTCTGGATGATGATTGCCCACCCCCAGAAAGAGGCGATGATCAGGATGATCATCACGACCTTGACCGTCAGCGAGGCGCGCATGAAAAGCGCCACCAGCGAGAAATCGAGGGCCTGTGCGGCCTGAATGGGTTCCATTGTCACTGCCTCATCTTGTCGGGCGCGTTTCGCGGGCCTTCTACCGCTTGTTTATCAGCAGTTTCACCCCCCGCTACAACACAATAGCGTCAATTCGTCGTGCCGCGAAGTCAGCGGAACGAGAGCTTGTGCGCCGCGATGGCCTGATAGGCCGGGCGCAGGTTGTCTGCCAGCCGGGCCAGATCGCCCTCCAGTTCCGGCAGCGGCCCCTCGGGCCCGGCGAAGCCGGTCGAGCGGTTGACCGCGTCATACCAGACCGCGCCCCAGACCCCGTCTTCCGGATGCGGGCCGGGGCTCCATGACAGCATCCTCCCGCTATAGGCGATGCCGATGCCTTCGCACAGCGCCGACAGCGCACGGGCCGGGTCGCGGCGGATATCGGCGCTGTCGATGACCAGGGGCGCGGGACCGCGCGCCGCCATCTGCCGGAACATCTCCCATTGCCGGTCAAAGCCCAGCTCGGCCGGATCGGGCAGCCCGCGCTTGGCCGCGAAAGAGGCGGCGACGCGTTCCGGCTCGCGGATCAGGAAGACATTGGCGAGTGTATCGGTCCAGTCCAGATCCATGCCGGGCAGCATATGCTGGACCATGTGCTTCTGATACTGGATCGGCTGCCCGCACGGGTCCACGGTCAGACCGGGCAGCACTTCGCGCCAATCGGCTGCCTGGCTGGCGATCACCTCGTCGCGCATCGGATGGGGCAGGCCGGTGCGGGTCAGGTAATGGGCATAGAAGGGCTCGTCCACGCAGGCGCAATCGCCGCGCGCCCCAAATGCGCGCATCATCGCGGTGGAGAGGTTGCGCGGCCCCGACCACATGGCGATCCGTTTCGTGTCAGCCATGCGCGCCTCCCTTGAGCGCGGCGGCGAGCGGGGCGGGCAGCCGGGCAGGGCGGCCCGATGGTCCAAGACAGGCGACGGTGACGCGGGCGGTGAACAGCACTTCCTCGCCGCGCCGCACCGACTGGTTCAGGACCACCCGCGCGGGCGATGCGGTCGCGAGATCGGTCGTGACCTCCAGCAGATCGTCGAATTTCGCCGGGCGCAGGTAATCCGCCTCGACCCGGCGCACGGCAAAGACATGTCCACCGTTTTCCTTCATCGCCGCCTGGTCGATGCCGAGCGCGCGCAGCCATTCCGACCGTCCCCGCTCGATGAATTTCAGGTAATTGGCGTAATAGACGATCCCGGCCAGGTCGGTGTCCTCGTAATAGACGCGCAGGGTCAGGCGATGTGTCATCAGGGCTCCATTCGGCAGGGATCGTCTTTCGGAACCTATCTCGTTCACAACCGCCCGCCGGACGCAACCTGCAGCACTTGCAGATTGTGCAATCCTGTCGAACAGAGAAAGCGAAAAATCGCGCCTAATCTTCCCCCGGCGGCGGGCCTATCTCGGTGTCATCGAACCGACGCAATCAAGCGCCGATTGAAGAAGGAAGACGAAAATGAAAGTCATTACAACCGGTTTGGTCGCTCTCGCCCTTGCTGCTGGCGCTGCTTCGGCAAGCAATTTCCCCGAAACCCACCGCAATGCCAGCGTCGAACGCCCGGCCCCCAATACCACGCAAATCGAGGTCAAGGCCGGCAAGGTGCTGACGACGCGCGAATTGCAGAGCGCCAATCTGTCCGCGGACGATCTGATCACCGTGACCAGCTTCCCGACCAGCGAATGGGCCAAGACCCATTACGAGCGTTGATTGCTCCGCCCGGAGGCATCCGCAATCCCGCGGATGCCTCATGGCGCGGCAGCGACAGGTGAGGCCGTCCCGTTTGGGGCGGCTTTTTTTGTTTGGGGGGCGGGGTAACTGAGGGGCTTTGAGTCCATAGCCGCCCTTCGTCAGGCCCACAGGGTCTGAGGCCAGAGCAGGTCTTCAAGGTCCTCAAGCCGCTTGACCGACGACTGCCAATCGTTGATGGCGATGTGGCGCAGGTCACTTGCCCCGTGGAGCATCATTAGCGTTGTCAGGCGTCGCCGCATGGCATCATCGTAATCCTCTGCGGACATGCGATAGCCTTCCAGGAGGGCCCGGAGCCGGCCAGGAACGCCTGCACACATGAAGGTGCTCGGACCCAAGAGATCGTATTCCCGCCAGCCTGTCATCACATCGCCAAAGTCGATGACAGCTGCGAGCCGCCAGCCATCAGGTGTTTCTGTCAGAAGCAGGTTTTCTGGGATCCATTCCCCAGTTAGGATCACAGGTTGCACTTCCGCCGGCAGTACCGAGGGCGCGGCGCGCAGAAGAGGCGGCAGTTCGGCCAACAGGTGCTCCGGCAATCCCTGACGCCTATGCCGCTCGATACAGCCTTCGGCTTGGTGCTTGATGAAGTCCGGCCACGCGGGCGGCATTTCAAGCAACTTACCGGGATCGACGGTTTGAACTTCAGCAATGGTGCGCCCGATGTCACCCAGGATGTATATGCGCTCTTGCTCAGATAGCTCTGGCCAGACCTCGGAACCTACTCTGCCGGACAGTTTAGTGATAATTAGCCATGACCAACCGCTGTCCTTTCCTTCCGCCACGATTCGGGGAATTGGGACGGTCAGACGTCCGTCGAGCTGGCGCAGCGCAAGGCGCTCGGCCGCGAACTGTGCGGCGTAGATCGGAGGGAAAATCTTCAGGATGGCATCGCCGGTCAAGTCGATAACAAGATTGGTGCCGGTCTTGAAGGAAGTGGGTGACACGGCATCGACATTTGCCCCGTGCGCAATTCCCATGACGACAGGCAACCAGAGGTCTGGGGCAGACCGCCACCGCTTAAAATCCTCCGCATTTGAGATGTCTGGCCAGGTTTTCATGCTCTTTCCTTTAGTTATGCAGGATAAGAAGCCATGAAGAGGAAAGGTGCAATGTTTGCTCCGTCCGCAAAATACCCGCAAAACCCGCGCCACGCATTTTTTCCTGAAGCCCCGACCCTACGCGCACAACCATCCCACGCAGCTAACCCTCGCGTGACCCTCTCACCCACCAAACCCCCCGCACGTTTTTTTCACCCCAAGCCCTTGCGCAAACTGCATTATGAGAACATCTCATCCGCCATGGACATCACCGTTCTCCGCACATTCATCAGCATTCTCGACGAGGGCAGCTTCTCTGCCGCGGCCCGGAGGATGGGGATATCGCGCAGCCTGTGCAGCAAGTATATCTCGGATCTCGAGGCCGATCTGGGGGCGAGGCTGCTGTCGCGCACGACCCGGGCCCTGCGCCCCACCGCGCTGGGGCTGGAATACAGCCGCCAAATCCGCGAGGTGCTGCGCCAGCTCGACGGCGCGAACGAGATGGTGCGCGACGCCTCGGCCCATCCCGCCGGCGCGCTCAAGATCGGGGCGCCGGCCTCCTATATCCACAAGCTGTTCCGGCCGCATCTGATGCGCTTCATGGACGATCACCCCGATATCCGGCTCGAGATGGTGCTGGATGACGGGGTCACCGACCTGATCGGCGGCGGCTATGACGCGGTGATCCGGATCGGTTTCCTCGAGGATTCGGCGCTGCATGCCCGCAAGCTGCACGAGGCGGGGATCCTGCTGGTCGCCTCGCCCGGCTATGTTGAACGGCATGGCGAGCCGGTGGCGCCTTCGGACCTGACACGCCATAGCTGCCTGCATTACACCAATCTGCGCGGGCCGGGGACATGGCCCCTGCGCTGCGGCAAGGAGGTGTTCTACCAGAAGGTCCAGCCGGTCTTCTCGACCAATGACACCGAGCTGCTGCATTCCCTGGCCGTCGGCGGCAAGGGCGTGGCGCTGCTGCCGCAATTCACCATCGCCGATGATCTCGAGGCGGGGCGGCTATTGCCGCTGATGACCAATTTCGCGCTGCCCGATATCCCGGTCAGCCTGGTCTATCCGACGGGAAAGCTGATGACCGCGGCGATGCGCAGTTTCCTGGATTTCACCACGCATCTGCGGCTGCCTTAGCGGCCCGGCGAGTTCAGCCCTCTTTCGCCGCCGCCATCCGCGCCGCCAGCCGCAAGGCATGGGCGGGATCCGTCGCGGCCAGGGGCAGGACCGGATCATAGGCCGCCCGGATCAGCGCCGCCATCTCCGGCGAGGGTGCGATGTCGCGGGCGAAACTCAGCGCGCTGCGCATCGTCACGGCTTCGGCCAGCGCGGCCGGATGGGCCTCGGCCAGGGCTCCGGTCATGCGCAAGAATCCCATGCAGGCGCGGATCCCGCCATCGGCGTCAAAGCGGAACAGCCGGTATTGATCCGCATCATCGGCTTGCAGCCGCGCGGGCAGGCCGGGCTGTCCGGTCAGCCGGTCGAGATCGGGAACCTCTTCCAGCTCGGCCCAGTCACGCAGGAAGAACAGCATCAGGTTGCTGCCCATTTCGGGATCGGTCTCGGCAACCGGATGCCCGGCATGCGCGAACCCGGCCCTGATCGCGCCCCGAAAGATATCGAGGCTCTCATCCGCCAGCCCGAAAATCACCGGCGCCACCGGCCGCCCCCAGCGGGCGCAGAGATATGTCCCGTCCTGCCGGGTAAACAATTCGGTGATCTGCTCGGGCGTCATCCGGGCCTCGTATATTTCTTCTTCAGGCAAATATCCTGGGGGGAGTCGTCATGCAGATGACGACGGGGGGCAACGCCCCCCGCCATCCCATCCGCTCAATTCAACGCCTCAACCGACAATCGTCGCCTCGGTCGCGGCGCGGATCTCGTCTTCGGTCACGCCATCGGCGGTCTCGACGATCCTCAGCCCACCCTCGACGACATCCAGAACGCCCAGGTTGGTGATGATCCGGTTCACGACGGCCTTGCCGGTCAGCGGCAGGGTGCATTGCTTCAACAGCTTCGACTCACCGGCCTTGTTGGTGTGATCCATGACCACGATGACATTGCGCACACCGGCGACCAGGTCCATCGCGCCGCCCATGCCCTTGACCAGCTTGCCGGGGATCATCCAGTTCGCGAGATCGCCATTCTCGGCCACCTCCATTGCGCCCAGGATCGCCGCCGCGATCTTGCCGCCGCGGATCATGCCGAAACTCATCGCGCTGTCGAAGAACGAGGTGCGGTCCAGCTCGGTGATGGTCTGCTTGCCGGCATTGATCAGGTCCGGATCCTCCTCGCCCTCATAGGGGAAGGGGCCCATGCCCAGCATGCCGTTCTCGGATTGCAGGGTGATGTCCTTGTCACCGACGTAATTGGCCACCAGCGTCGGAATCCCGATGCCGAGATTGACATACATGCCGTCTTCCAGTTCCTGCGCCGCCCGCGCGGCCATCTGGTTGCGATCCCAAGGCATTACGCGGTCTCCTTCTTGCGGGTGGTGCGCTGTTCGATGCGCTTTTCGTGATCGCCCTGGATGATGCGATGCACATAGATGCCGGGCAGGTGGATATGGTCGGGATCGATGCTGCCACGCGGCACGATCTCTTCGACCTCGACCACGCAGACGCGCCCGCACATCGCCGCCGGAGGGTTGAAATTGCGCGCCGTCTTGCGGAACACGAGATTGCCGGTGTCGTCGGCCTTCCATGCCTTGACGATGGACAGATCGGCGAAGATGCCGCGCTCGAGGATATAATCCTCGCCGTCGAAGGTCTTGGCCTCCTTGCCCTCGGCAATCTGGGTGCCGACGCCGGTCTTGGTGTAGAAGCCGGGAATGCCCGCGCCGCCGGCGCGCATCCGCTCGGCCAGGGTGCCCTGCGGGTTGAATTCCAGTTCCAGTTCGTCCGACAGGTATTGCCGCATGAATTCGGCATTCTCACCGACATAGGAGGACATCATCTTCCTGATCTGCCTGCTGTCCAGAAGCTTGCCGAGGCCGAATCCGTCCACCCCGGCATTGTTGCTGGCCACGGTCAGGTCCTTGACGCCGCTTTTCACGATCGCGTCGATCAGCAATTCGGGAATCCCGCAAAGGCCGAAACCGCCTGCCGCGATCAGCATCCCGTCTTTCAAGAGGCCATCAAGCGCCTCGTCCGCATTCGAATAGACCTTTTTCATCGGTCCTCCCCTGGTGAATCCGCGTGTCAGAAACCTTGTGGCCCGAGGCGAAGCTCAAGTCAATCTGACCAGCCGGGCCGCAACGCGCGAAAGAAAAATCGCAAACGGTGTTGCCATTGATCGGATACGGGGTTTTACTCGCTTCGCGCTGAACAACCATAGCATAACAGGGAGAGCGCCTATTGCTGGACAATACTTCGGGTGACGCATTCGTCGCTTTCGAACACGTGCAGAAAAGCTATGACGGCCAAACACTTGTCGTCAAAGACTTGAACCTGTCCATCGCCAAGGGAGAGTTCGTGACGATGCTCGGCCCCTCCGGTTCGGGCAAGACCACATGCCTGATGATGCTGGCAGGATTCGAGACCGCGACTCATGGCGAGATCCGTCTCGATGGCCGCCCCATCAACCAGGTGCCGCCGCATAAGCGCGGCATCGGCATGGTCTTCCAGAACTATGCGCTGTTTCCGCATATGACGGTGGGCGAGAACCTGTCCTTTCCGCTGGAAGTGCGGGGCATGGGCAAGGCGGAACGCGAGACCCGCATCAAGCGCAGCCTCGACATGGTGCAGATGGGGGCCTTTGCAAATCGCCGCCCGGCGCAATTGTCGGGCGGGCAGCAGCAGCGGATCGCCTTGGCGCGGGCACTGGTCTTCGATCCGCACCTGGTGCTGATGGACGAGCCGCTGGGCGCGCTGGACAAGCAGCTTCGCGAGCATATGCAGTTCGAAATCAAGCATTTGCACGAAGAACTTGGAATCACCGTCGTCTATGTCACCCATGACCAGACCGAGGCGCTGACCATGTCGGACCGGATCGCGGTCTTCGATGATGGCCGTATCCAGCAGCTTGCCACGCCGAACCAGCTCTATGAGCAGCCAGAGAACAGCTTTGTTGCCGGGTTCATCGGTGAAAACAACGCCTTGCCCGGGGTTATCGAGAAACTGGATGGCGACAAGGCGCTGGTCAAGCTGGGAGATGGAGAGGTAATCGACGCGACCGCGGTCAATATCCGCGAGCGCGGGCAGAAGACCACCGTGTCGATCCGTCCCGAGCGGGTGGAGTTCAAGCCCGAGATGATGCCGCCCGGCGCGCATACGATCGAGGCCGATGTGCTGGAGGTGGTCTATATGGGCGATATCCTGCGGACCCGGCTGCGCGTGGCGGGGAATGACGATTTCATCATGAAATGCCGCAACACCATCGGACAAACACGGCTGGAACCTGGCCAGAAGATCCGCATCGGCTGGCATCCGCAGGACGCCCGCGCGCTGGATCCGATCTGACCGGCGGCGTCCGATCCTGATTCCGGCCTGGGGCAGGCCGGGACAACGAGAATAAAGCGAAAATATTCAGATATTTGGAGCTGAAACCATGAAACAAACTCTTGCTTTGACAACCGCACTCGGCCTGGTCGCAATGCCGGCACTCGCCGATGTGAACCTGCTGTCCTGGGGCGGCGCCTATGGCAACAGCCATGTCGAGGCCTACGCCAAGCCTTTCGAGGCCGAGACCGGCATCAAGGTCAATGTCGCCGATGCCGACAACCCGGCCACGCCGATCAAGGCGATGGTCGAGGCGGGCAATGTCACCACCGATGTCGCCTCGGTCGAATATGCCGACGCGGTGCGGCTTTGCGACGAGGGGCTGCTGGAACTGATCGACGCCTCGGGGCTTGCCCCGGCAGAGGGTGGCGGCGATGCGGCCGAGGATTTCATCGAGGGCGCGATCACCGATTGCTTCGTGGGCACCGATGTCTATTCCATGGTGCTGGCCTATGACGACAGCAAGTTCCCCGATGCCAAGCCCACGACCCCGGCGGATTTCTTCGATCTCGAGGGTTTCCCCGGCAAGCGCACCATGCGCAAGGGCGCCAAGTTCAACCTGGAACTGGCGCTGATGGCCGATGGCGTGCCGGCGGGTGAGGTCTATGACCTGCTGGAAACTCCCGAGGGCGTGGAACAGGCCTTTGCCAAGCTGGACACGATCAAGGATGACGTGATCTGGTGGGAAGCCGGCGCGCAGCCGCCGCAGCTTCTGGCCGATGGCGAGGTGACCATGGCCTTTGCCTTCAACGGGCGGATCTTCAATGCCGCGCAGGGCGAGGGCAAGCCGTTCGAGATCATCTGGGACGGCCAGATCTACGAGATGGAAGGCTGGGTGATCCCGAAAGGCGCGCCGAACATGGAAGAGGCGCTGGAATTCGTCAGCTTCTCGACCGCGCCCGCGCAGCAGGCCCGCGCTGCCGAGTTCATCAGCTATGGTCCGCCGCGCAGATCGGCCGCCGCGCTGGTCGGCAATATCGAGGGCACCGAGGATCCGATGGGCCCGCATCTGCCCACGACCGAGGAGAACATGACCAATGCGCTAGGCTCGAACCTGGATTTCTGGGTCGATCACGATGCCGAGCTGAACGAGCGGTTCAACAGCTGGCTGGCCAGCTGAGCCTGCGTCCCGCGAAGGCCGGGGGTTTCACACCCCGTCGCCGGCTGGTTCTCGAACCAGTGGCGCCCCAACCGGCGACCCCGTGGGATATTTGCATGAAGAAGAAAGGGCGGAGGAATATCGCCCTTCACTGCCCGCAAAGGGCCAAATCGAAGAAAAACACGTAAAACCAACGGGAGTAACAAATGAAAACCACTTTAATCCTATCTACCGCTCTGGCCGGGTTCGGCCTGTCCGCCGCCGCGCAGGAGGTGAATGTCGTGTCCTGGGGCGGCGCCTATGAGAGATCGCAGGTCGAGGCCTATAACAAGCCATTCGAGGAAAAGACCGGCATCAAGGTCAACATGATCGCCGCCGACAACCCCTCGACCCCGCTGAAAGCGCAGGTCGAGGCGAATAACGTCACCGGCGATGTCTTCGATATCGAGGTCAGCGACGCGATCCGTCTATGCGATGAGGGCGCGCTGGTCGAGATCGACCCCGCCGATCTGCCGCCCGCGCCCGACGGCACCCCGGCGGTCGAGGATTTCATCGACGGCGCGTTGCAGGATTGCGCGGTGGCCAATATCTACTGGGGCACGGTCATCGCCTATGACACGACGAAATTCGAGGGCGATGCGCCTTCGACGGCGGCCGATTTCTTTGACCTGGAGGCTTTCCCCGGTCAGCGCGGGTTGCCCAAGACGCCCAAGCGCACGCTTTACCTTGCGCTGATCGCCGATGGCGTCCCCGCGGACGAGATTTACGATGCGCTCGAGACGGAAGAGGGCGTGAACCGAGCCTTCGACAAGCTGGACACGATCAAGGACAGCGTCGTCTGGTGGGAGGCCGGGGCGCAGCCGGTGCAGCTTCTGGCCGATGGCGAGGTGAGTATGGCGACCGGCTATAACGGCCGTTTCTTCGATGCGATGGTTGCCGAGGGCAAGCCCTTCGAGATCATCTGGGACGGGCAATACATGGATCTGGACATGTTCGCGATTCCGAAGGGCTCGCCCAATCCCGAGGCGGCGATGGACTACCTGAAATTCGCCACCAGCACCGAGCAGCTGGCCGAGCAGGCGAAATATATCGCCTATGGTCCGGCGCGGAAATCCTCGGCGGCGCTGGTCGGGCTTTACCAGGATGGCGAGACCGAGATGGGGCCGCATATGCCGACCAATCCGGAATATCTTGAAACTGCCGTATTCGACGATCCGGAATTCTGGGCCGATCACGATGCCGAGCTGACCGAGCGTTTCAACAGCTGGCTTGCCGGTTCGTGATGTAAGATTGCCGCCGCCCCGGTGCAGATCGGGGCGGCGGCTTGAATTCCGGGGATATCATGGCGCACGCTTCCGATCCGCAAGCCGCAACTTCTGCCGCCGCAGCGCCCGACGGGCCACTGACCACCGCCGATGGCAAGCCGCTGGCCTGGTCCCTGGCCCGGTCGCAGGCGCGGGCCAGGCGGCGGGCGTTTTTTCTGGTGCTGCCGCTGCTGGCTTTCATCCTGATCACCTTCGTGGTGCCGATCGGGCAGATGTTGCAGCGGTCCTTTTACAATGACGGTTTCTCGGCCAATATGCCCGAGATCTCGCAATGGTTCGCCGAGAATCCGCGCGGGACCGAGCCCAATGATGCGGCATGGACGGCGCTGGCCAATGACCTGCTGGCATCGGCCGAAGAGCGGTCCATCGGTGTCGTCGGCACGCGGATCAACTATGATGTGCCGGGCACGCGGTCGCTGTTCACCTCGACCGGGCGGAAGGTGCGCCGGGGGATCGAGCCGCCTTACCGCGAAGCACTGCTGGAGATGGACGAGGATTGGGCCGATCCCCAGCTTTGGGGCGCGATGCGCGACGCGTCGCGGCCGGTGACCTCGAATTTCTACCTGGCGGCGGTGGAC
This region of Paracoccus saliphilus genomic DNA includes:
- a CDS encoding ABC transporter ATP-binding protein, yielding MLDNTSGDAFVAFEHVQKSYDGQTLVVKDLNLSIAKGEFVTMLGPSGSGKTTCLMMLAGFETATHGEIRLDGRPINQVPPHKRGIGMVFQNYALFPHMTVGENLSFPLEVRGMGKAERETRIKRSLDMVQMGAFANRRPAQLSGGQQQRIALARALVFDPHLVLMDEPLGALDKQLREHMQFEIKHLHEELGITVVYVTHDQTEALTMSDRIAVFDDGRIQQLATPNQLYEQPENSFVAGFIGENNALPGVIEKLDGDKALVKLGDGEVIDATAVNIRERGQKTTVSIRPERVEFKPEMMPPGAHTIEADVLEVVYMGDILRTRLRVAGNDDFIMKCRNTIGQTRLEPGQKIRIGWHPQDARALDPI
- a CDS encoding ABC transporter substrate-binding protein, translating into MKQTLALTTALGLVAMPALADVNLLSWGGAYGNSHVEAYAKPFEAETGIKVNVADADNPATPIKAMVEAGNVTTDVASVEYADAVRLCDEGLLELIDASGLAPAEGGGDAAEDFIEGAITDCFVGTDVYSMVLAYDDSKFPDAKPTTPADFFDLEGFPGKRTMRKGAKFNLELALMADGVPAGEVYDLLETPEGVEQAFAKLDTIKDDVIWWEAGAQPPQLLADGEVTMAFAFNGRIFNAAQGEGKPFEIIWDGQIYEMEGWVIPKGAPNMEEALEFVSFSTAPAQQARAAEFISYGPPRRSAAALVGNIEGTEDPMGPHLPTTEENMTNALGSNLDFWVDHDAELNERFNSWLAS
- a CDS encoding ABC transporter substrate-binding protein encodes the protein MKTTLILSTALAGFGLSAAAQEVNVVSWGGAYERSQVEAYNKPFEEKTGIKVNMIAADNPSTPLKAQVEANNVTGDVFDIEVSDAIRLCDEGALVEIDPADLPPAPDGTPAVEDFIDGALQDCAVANIYWGTVIAYDTTKFEGDAPSTAADFFDLEAFPGQRGLPKTPKRTLYLALIADGVPADEIYDALETEEGVNRAFDKLDTIKDSVVWWEAGAQPVQLLADGEVSMATGYNGRFFDAMVAEGKPFEIIWDGQYMDLDMFAIPKGSPNPEAAMDYLKFATSTEQLAEQAKYIAYGPARKSSAALVGLYQDGETEMGPHMPTNPEYLETAVFDDPEFWADHDAELTERFNSWLAGS